AATATATTGTCAGGATCAATCTCTTTTAATATACCGGGATTTTTATCCGGATCCACATATTTTACGGTAACATGGGGATATTTTGCGTATTGCTCAAGTAGATCAACAAATTCCTTATCCTGGCTTGAAGAACTTATTCTACTCTCATCAAACAACCCGTATATTATAACATCTTTGTCCAGTTCCTTTAAAATCTTTTTGGTAGTATCCCCGATAGAATATAGCTTGTTAGGTGTCAAGTCCCATTTAACCTGTGCCATATCAACCAAAACGTTCAATACTATTGCAATTGCTACTACTGCGGCAATTAATATAATAGAATTGGTCCCATATTTGAAAGTCCTGCTTTTAATTATCTTATTAAAAGTCTTCTTAATACTGTTCGTCCACTCAATTTTTCTCATCCATATCACCCCTGACTCCAGCGTCTTCTTTCAATAACCATTATTGTTATAAACATAAATACCGATATAAAACTGAGATAATAAATAATTGAACTCAAATTAAGGACTCCCCTGTTAAAATCTTCATACCTGGAAAGCAACGAAAACCAGTACAGGATTTTTGCTATGAAACCCCCTACCATTCCTCCTATACCGTCAGCAATCCACATTATAAGAAGACCCACAAAGCTAATTATTGCAGCAATAACCTGGTTCTCAGTCAAAGCTGACGCAAATACTCCCACTGAAATGAAAGATGCTCCCAAAAGAATAAATCCTACGTATCCTCCTACCAATGGTGGTGTAAGCGAAGCACCAAAAGCAAATAAAATTATGGGATATATAAACGATATAAGGACCATAACAAGAAATACAAATACAGCAGCGAAATACTTTCCAAGCACAATTCCCATCAGGTTTACAGGCGATGTAAGCAGAATAACCTCAGTACCGTTCTTTCTATCTT
Above is a genomic segment from Bacillota bacterium containing:
- a CDS encoding ABC transporter permease; this translates as MQAVFWKEVKSYFYSPVAYVLIGMFILISSIIFWPNLIGMYGEFNGNLASMGYILIFIVPILTMRILAEDRKNGTEVILLTSPVNLMGIVLGKYFAAVFVFLVMVLISFIYPIILFAFGASLTPPLVGGYVGFILLGASFISVGVFASALTENQVIAAIISFVGLLIMWIADGIGGMVGGFIAKILYWFSLLSRYEDFNRGVLNLSSIIYYLSFISVFMFITIMVIERRRWSQG